A genomic region of Jeotgalibaca ciconiae contains the following coding sequences:
- a CDS encoding glycoside hydrolase family 88/105 protein, which yields MTLSKRIIDTLLERYPTLPENKLYKGKWSYDFGVILQGVKAAYKASNNPVYYQYIKDNMDYFIQEDGTIKNYHFDSMNIDYVNNGKLLFFLYEETKEEKYKVAMDRLFEQLQQMPRTSEGGFWHKKIYPYQMWLDGLYMGSPFYAEYLLTFKNGEGLDDVVKQFELCYKHTVDEKTGLLYHAWDEKREQEWADPETGLSLNFWGRSIGWYVMALVDVIELLPEMYEKRAVLVEQLKNILSALKKVQDPEAKVWYQVLDKGNERGNYLEASGTSMIVYAAAKGYHLGILDESWYTFIKESYEGLQEEFVFYTKEGWVNLTRCCEVAGLGGDDKRDGTFVYYISEPVITNDFKGYGAFLQAAVYLEKI from the coding sequence ATGACTTTATCAAAAAGAATAATAGACACATTACTAGAACGCTATCCAACGCTTCCAGAGAACAAGCTATATAAAGGAAAATGGTCATATGACTTTGGGGTAATATTACAAGGTGTGAAAGCCGCTTATAAAGCTAGTAACAATCCTGTCTACTATCAATACATAAAAGATAATATGGATTACTTTATTCAAGAAGATGGTACGATAAAAAATTACCATTTTGATTCCATGAATATCGATTATGTGAATAATGGAAAGTTATTGTTTTTCTTATATGAAGAAACAAAAGAAGAAAAATATAAGGTTGCAATGGACCGGTTATTTGAACAATTACAACAGATGCCACGTACTTCAGAAGGAGGTTTTTGGCATAAAAAAATCTATCCTTATCAAATGTGGCTAGATGGATTGTATATGGGTTCTCCTTTTTATGCTGAGTATTTGCTCACATTTAAAAATGGTGAAGGATTAGACGATGTGGTGAAGCAATTCGAACTTTGTTATAAGCATACAGTAGATGAAAAAACAGGTTTGCTTTATCATGCATGGGACGAGAAACGTGAACAAGAGTGGGCAGATCCCGAAACAGGCTTATCCTTGAATTTTTGGGGACGTTCCATAGGCTGGTACGTAATGGCTCTAGTAGATGTCATTGAGTTACTGCCAGAAATGTATGAAAAACGTGCTGTACTTGTAGAGCAGTTGAAAAACATTTTATCAGCATTGAAAAAAGTTCAAGATCCGGAAGCGAAAGTTTGGTATCAAGTACTAGATAAAGGTAATGAAAGAGGCAATTATTTGGAAGCTTCTGGAACAAGTATGATTGTTTATGCTGCAGCGAAGGGGTATCATCTAGGCATTTTAGATGAGTCTTGGTATACTTTTATTAAGGAAAGCTATGAAGGCTTGCAGGAAGAATTCGTCTTTTATACCAAAGAAGGTTGGGTAAACTTGACTAGATGCTGTGAGGTTGCTGGATTAGGCGGAGACGATAAACGAGATGGTACCTTTGTATATTATATTAGTGAGCCAGTCATCACAAATGACTTCAAAGGCTATGGTGCATTTTTACAGGCAGCGGTCTATTTAGAGAAGATATAA
- a CDS encoding DUF4064 domain-containing protein, producing MSRKPEKVIAIIGACLVLLFLGGFALTVLNMDIEKYREVIVPIFEGNFSDLASEEGFQNMRTLGAWFSATAFITLVFVALGNLFISNNRYPYRAAICFGLTGIAVLFGSQLIAYPLAFIFFVVTAMSLFRKK from the coding sequence ATGAGTCGTAAACCAGAAAAAGTAATTGCAATCATTGGAGCCTGCCTCGTTTTATTATTTTTGGGAGGTTTCGCTTTAACCGTCCTTAACATGGATATTGAGAAGTATCGAGAAGTGATTGTACCCATTTTTGAAGGCAATTTTTCCGATTTAGCATCTGAAGAAGGATTTCAAAATATGCGAACATTAGGGGCTTGGTTTAGTGCAACTGCGTTTATTACACTTGTTTTTGTCGCTTTAGGAAATTTGTTTATTTCAAATAATCGATATCCATATCGAGCTGCTATTTGTTTTGGGCTTACGGGTATAGCCGTTCTTTTTGGAAGTCAACTGATCGCATACCCATTAGCATTTATCTTTTTTGTAGTAACAGCAATGAGCTTATTCAGAAAGAAGTAA